The Periplaneta americana isolate PAMFEO1 chromosome 9, P.americana_PAMFEO1_priV1, whole genome shotgun sequence genome contains a region encoding:
- the LOC138706160 gene encoding acyl-CoA Delta-9 desaturase-like, with product MAPNITSTPTGVLYEEDFAAAEKATSTETKEGIKPKREYKKQIVWPNVIMHFLLHVGAVYGAYLMLTSAKILTGIWAFFLYEVGILGITAGAHRLWSHRSYKATWQMRLILMICQTVSFQTSVHEWARNHRVHHKHSDTDGDPHNVNRGLFFSHAGWMMCRKHPEVKEKGKQIDLSDLDADPILMFQKKYYLILMPFMCFFLPTWIPVYFWGETWHNAYFVAAIFRHVFTLNMTLMVNSITHNTWGNRPYDKNINPAENAIVSLMTLGEGWHNYHHVFPWDYKTAELGVLRINMTTLFIDLCAKIGWAYDLKTVPMDMVKRRVERTGDGTHEIWGWGDKDMTEKEREIAQIINKKD from the exons ATGGCCCCTAATATAACTAGTACTCCCACGGGAGTTCTATACGAAGAAGACTTCGCTGCAGCCGAAAAAGCAACTTCAACTGAGACTAAAGAGGGCATTAAACCTAAACGGGAGTACAAGAAGCAAATTGTGTGGCCCAACGTGATTATGCATTTCCTCCTCCATGTTGGCGCAGTCTACGGAGCTTACCTCATGCTTACTTCTGCCAAAATACTCACAGGAATATGGG CTTTCTTTCTGTATGAAGTGGGTATCCTAGGCATTACGGCCGGCGCACATCGACTCTGGTCACATCGCTCTTATAAAGCCACATGGCAGATGAGGCTGATCCTCATGATTTGTCAGACTGTGTCTTTTCAG ACATCTGTTCATGAATGGGCTCGAAATCATAGGGTGCACCATAAACATAGCGACACTGATGGCGATCCTCACAATGTCAATCGTGGCTTGTTTTTCTCTCACGCCGGTTGGATGATGTGCCGTAAACATCCCGAAGTTAAGGAGAAGGGCAAGCAGATTGACCTGTCAGATCTTGATGCCGATCCAATTCTGATGTTTCAAAAAAA GTACTACCTAATTCTCATGCCCTTCATGTGCTTCTTCTTACCTACCTGGATTCCTGTTTATTTTTGGGGTGAAACATGGCACAATGCGTATTTTGTTGCTGCTATCTTCCGCCATGTGTTCACTCTGAACATGACTTTGATGGTCAACAGCATCACTCACAATACATGGGGAAACAGACCATATGACAA AAATATTAACCCTGCTGAAAATGCTATAGTGTCTTTGATGACCCTTGGTGAAGGCTGGCATAACTACCATCATGTATTTCCATGGGATTACAAAACGGCCGAACTTGGAGTCTTACGTATCAATATGACGACGCTCTTCATTGATCTGTGTGCAAAAATTGGATGGGCCTATGACTTGAAGACTGTACCAATGGATATGGTCAAAAGAAGGGTGGAACGCACTGGAGATGGGACGCACGAGATTTGGGGCTGGGGAGACAAGGATATGACGGAGAAGGAGAgagaaatagcacaaataatcaacaagaaagattaa